A window of Massilia sp. NR 4-1 genomic DNA:
AAGTTCAAGCTCGGCACGGCCAGCTACGACCAGTTCACCGTCGTCATCATTTTAAACATCGGCGGGCGCGTGGTGGGCATGGTGGTCGATAGCGTGTCCGATGTCACCACGCTGAGCCGCGAGCAGATCCGCGCGGCGCCCGAAATGGGCTCGGCCTTCAGCACCGAATACATCATCGGCCTGGGCACCATCGATGAACGCATGCTGATCCTGGTCGATATCGACCGCCTGATGTCGAGCCCGGAAATGGGCTTGAGCGAGACGCTGGCCCAGCAGAGCGCCTGATTACTGCAGGGCTGCGCCGGCCGGCCGGCTGGCGCAGCCGCCCTTGCCGGCGCCCAGCTCCACGTTCTGGTAGCGGATCTCGTACTTGCCGTTGCTGAGCTTATCGACCAGCAGCTTGTCGTGCGCCTGCACATAGGCATAGCGCACATTGGAGCGGCGCTCCATATCGTAGACCTTGATGAAGGCGGCCGAGGGATTGGCGCTATTGTCCAGCGTGAGCTGCATGGCGTCGCCCTTGTTACCGACCGGGAAACCCTCGACATAGCCGGAACGGGCCGGCCACGGTTCGCCGTTGGGCGCGGCCAGCGTGGTGGCCTCGCCCTCGCATTCGGCGCCGCCGCCGGGCAGCACCACCTGCGACACGGCCAGCACCTTGATCGGCGGCGTGGGCGCGGCGGCCGCTTCCAGCGCGGCCGGCTTGGCCTCGGCCCAGACTTCGCCCAGTTCGTTCTGCGCCTCGCCGCGGCCGGTCCCATGGTGGGGCCGCGCGGCCACGGTGGCGGTCAGCGCGCCGGCCGCCGCCGCATTGGCGGACCCGGCCGTGCTGCCGCCCCAGGCGCCGGCCAGCATGGCGGGCACCTGGCGCGGCTGGGACACGCTGAGCGCGCCGGCCACCCAGCCCACGGCCACGCTGACGCCGACCGTGGTCCACCAGCGCCAGCTGCGCAGCAGGGCCAGCACGCGGCGGCGCGGCTTGACGTGGCCGGGCCAGGCCTGGCTATGCTCGGCCGGGCTGCGCTCCTCGTGGCGCGTGCTTTCCAGCCACTCGATTTCCCATTCCTCCTGGACGATCCAGGCATCGTGTTCCTTGCGCCGCTGCGGGTCGGCCAGGGTGCCGTAGGCGCTGTTGACGATGGCCATGATGCGCGCCGCCTTGTCGTCGCCCGGATTCTTGTCTGGATGATATTTCTGGCTGAGCGCCTTATAGGCCGCACGTATGACTTCCTGCGGCGCGCCGCGCGCCACCTTCAGGTTGTCATAATGTGTATGTATCTTTCCCATCGTCTTCATCATCCCTGGCCGGGCGCCGCCGCCGGCACCCGTGCTGAATCAGTCATGATAGCCGATCTTGCTGCCGGAATCGCGAAAAACAGGCGGCGTACGGCGTGGTAATGCTACAAACGGTGGCTGCGGTCGCTGGCCGCCAGCGGCGCCGGCAGCGCCACGCCGCGCCCCACCACCAGCACCTTGAACAGCTCGCCCATCTCGGCCGGCGACAGCAGTTTTTGCAAGGCATTGGCCTGCGGCAGATAGGCCTGGGCATCGGCCGGATCGGTGCGCAGCAGCAGGTCGCCGATGCCGCAGCCGAGCAGGAAGGCGGCCTGGCTCATATACGCCAGCACCTCGGCCCCCGCGTCCTGGGCCGCCAGCGCCATGGCCGTGAAATCGACGTGGGCCGTGATGTCCTGCAGGCCGGGCAGGTAGAAGGGGTCGGCGTGGGCGTGGTGGCGGTAGTGGCACATCAGGGTGCCGGTGTCGCGCTGGGCCAGATAGTATTCGCGCGCCGGGAAGCCATAGTCGAGCAGGATGGCGGCGCCGCGCCCGCGCGCCAGCAGCGCGCCCAGGCTGCCCATGAAGCCGGTCGCCGCGCCATGCAGCTCGCTGACATAGCCTTCCGGCAGCGCCTCGGCCTCGGGAATCTGGCGCGCCAGCCCGGCCTCCAGCGGCGCCGACAGCGCCGCCTCGGTGAAGGCGAAAGCGCCGTCGCGCACCGTGACCTGCAGCTCGCGCCAGCCGGCCGCCGTCTTGCGCAGCAGGCTGACCGGCATGGCGTCCAGCACCTCGTTGCCGAAAATGGCGCCGTCGAACTGCTCCGGGAAGCCGTCCAGCCACACCACCTGGGGAAAGTCGCGCAGCGCTGCCTGCTGGCGCGCGCGCAATTCGCCCGACAATTCGACGATGGCGTAGCGCTCCACGGCCACGCCGGCGCGCGCCAGCTCGCTCAGGACGTCGCGTGCCAGCTTGCCGGTGCCGGCCCCGAATTCGAGGATGTGGGGCGCGCTTTGCGCCATAATAGCGGCTGCGGCCTGAGCCAGCGCCTGGCCGAACAGGGAACTCAGTTCGGGCGCCGTTGTAAAATCGCCATCCTTGCCCAGCTTGGCGGATCCGCCGCTGTAATAGCCCAGGTCCGGCGCATACAGCGCCAGCTCCATGAAGCGGCTGAAGGGAATGGCGCCGGACTGCTGCGCGATTTCGGCAGCGATTTGCTGCTGCAGGGCGTGGGACGCGGCCAGGGCGTCGCTGGAAGGTGCGGGAAGTGACATTCCCGCATTGTAGCGAATCGGCGCCCGTCCCGACATGCCGGCATGCCGGCCAAGCGAACTTTAAACTATGACCACAACTCACACCCCTGCCCCTGCTCCATCCCCGGCTGCGCCGCGCATCGCGCTGGTGACGGGCGGCGCGCGCCGCCTGGGCCGCGCCATCGCGCTCGGCCTGGCGCAAGCCGGCTGGGACCTGGCCATCCATTACCGCCACTCGCACGACGAGGCGCGCGCCGTGGCGCGCGAGGTGGCGGCCCTGGGCCGGCGCGCCGTCATCCTCGATTGCGAACTGGCCGACGAAGCGGCCGTGCGCCAGCTGCTGCCGCGCGCCGTGGCCGCCCTGGGCGCCGTGCACTGCGTGGTCAACAACGCCTCGCTGTTCGACTACGACCGCGCCGACAGCTTCAGCTTGAAAAAGCTGGACGCGCATATGCACGCCAACCTGGCCGCGCCCATCCTGCTGGCGCAAGCCCTGCATGCGGCGCTGCCGGAGGGCGAGCAGGGCGTGGTGGTCAATCTGCTGGACCAGAAGCTGTACAATCTCAATCCCGATTTTCTGTCGTACACCCTGTCGAAAGCGGCGCTGCACACGGCCACCACCATGCTGGCCCAGGAGCTGGCGCCCAGGCTGCGGGTGCTGGGCGTGGCGCCCGGCATCACCATGGTGTCCGGCGAACAAAGCGAGGAAGGCTTCGCCAAAGCGCATGCGCAGACGCCGCTGGGCCGCTCCAGCACCCCGGAGGACATTGCCGCCGCCGTGGTGTATGCGGCCACGGCGCGCGCCGTCACCGGCACCACGCTGCTGGTCGATGGCGGCCAGCACCTGATGGCGCTGCCGCGCGACGTGATGTTCCTCGCCCAATAGACACGCAACAATACCGAATCAACCGTATCAAGACGAATCCATATAAAGGAAACCATGCTGTCCGCCCTCACCCATCCCCGCCTGCAAGACTGCCGCCGGCTGTTCCTGCGCAATTACGAAGTGCAGATCAATATCGGCGTGCACGATTTCGAGAAGAAGGGCGAACAGCGCGTCCTGATCAATGTGGACCTGTATATTCCACTGTCCCTGTCGACGCCGCAGGCGGACGAGCTGCATGAAGTGGTCGACTACGACTTCATGCGCGAAACGATCGCGCGCCGCATGGCCCAGGGCCATGTGCATCTGCAGGAAACCCTGTGCGACGACGTGCTGAAAGCCATGCTGGCGCACCCGCGCGTGCGTGCCGTGCGCGTCTCGACCATGAAGCCCGACGTCTACCCCGATTGCGAAGGCGTGGGCGTGGAAGTCTTCCGTGTGAAGGACGAAGCATGAACGCGGTGGTGGAAAACCTGGCGGCCCCGCAGGGCAAGTCGGCCGAGAAGATCGCGCTGGAAAACAATAAGCTGCACAAGCGCCTGTGCCGCCTGGTCGGCCAGGCCATCGGCGACTTCAATATGATC
This region includes:
- a CDS encoding SDR family oxidoreductase, with the translated sequence MTTTHTPAPAPSPAAPRIALVTGGARRLGRAIALGLAQAGWDLAIHYRHSHDEARAVAREVAALGRRAVILDCELADEAAVRQLLPRAVAALGAVHCVVNNASLFDYDRADSFSLKKLDAHMHANLAAPILLAQALHAALPEGEQGVVVNLLDQKLYNLNPDFLSYTLSKAALHTATTMLAQELAPRLRVLGVAPGITMVSGEQSEEGFAKAHAQTPLGRSSTPEDIAAAVVYAATARAVTGTTLLVDGGQHLMALPRDVMFLAQ
- a CDS encoding class I SAM-dependent methyltransferase — encoded protein: MSLPAPSSDALAASHALQQQIAAEIAQQSGAIPFSRFMELALYAPDLGYYSGGSAKLGKDGDFTTAPELSSLFGQALAQAAAAIMAQSAPHILEFGAGTGKLARDVLSELARAGVAVERYAIVELSGELRARQQAALRDFPQVVWLDGFPEQFDGAIFGNEVLDAMPVSLLRKTAAGWRELQVTVRDGAFAFTEAALSAPLEAGLARQIPEAEALPEGYVSELHGAATGFMGSLGALLARGRGAAILLDYGFPAREYYLAQRDTGTLMCHYRHHAHADPFYLPGLQDITAHVDFTAMALAAQDAGAEVLAYMSQAAFLLGCGIGDLLLRTDPADAQAYLPQANALQKLLSPAEMGELFKVLVVGRGVALPAPLAASDRSHRL
- a CDS encoding J domain-containing protein encodes the protein MGKIHTHYDNLKVARGAPQEVIRAAYKALSQKYHPDKNPGDDKAARIMAIVNSAYGTLADPQRRKEHDAWIVQEEWEIEWLESTRHEERSPAEHSQAWPGHVKPRRRVLALLRSWRWWTTVGVSVAVGWVAGALSVSQPRQVPAMLAGAWGGSTAGSANAAAAGALTATVAARPHHGTGRGEAQNELGEVWAEAKPAALEAAAAPTPPIKVLAVSQVVLPGGGAECEGEATTLAAPNGEPWPARSGYVEGFPVGNKGDAMQLTLDNSANPSAAFIKVYDMERRSNVRYAYVQAHDKLLVDKLSNGKYEIRYQNVELGAGKGGCASRPAGAALQ
- a CDS encoding dihydroneopterin aldolase; protein product: MLSALTHPRLQDCRRLFLRNYEVQINIGVHDFEKKGEQRVLINVDLYIPLSLSTPQADELHEVVDYDFMRETIARRMAQGHVHLQETLCDDVLKAMLAHPRVRAVRVSTMKPDVYPDCEGVGVEVFRVKDEA
- a CDS encoding chemotaxis protein CheW, which codes for MDDTTAASDNASREFLAFKLGAEEYGIDILKVQEIRGYEAVTRIANAPEFIKGVINLRGIIIPVVDMRIKFKLGTASYDQFTVVIILNIGGRVVGMVVDSVSDVTTLSREQIRAAPEMGSAFSTEYIIGLGTIDERMLILVDIDRLMSSPEMGLSETLAQQSA